The sequence CCCTCGCAAGATGAGCCTTGGCGTTGCGCTGGAATTCAGTCAGCGCATGGATGTCTTCAACGTGGATCTGCATACAAAACTCGGATAAAACATTAAATTTCATGTTATCACGTCCCCACGCTTAAGCAAGAAATCCCACTTCCAACCTCCTTGCACGGCTCGGCCTCCCGCCGTAAGCACCCATTCAACACCATGGCCCTGCTCGACTCCTTTTACCCCATCCTGCGCCCGCTTCTTTTCCAACTCGACGCCGAAACGGCCCACGGCGTCACCGTCAATCTCATGCGCATCGGCCATCAACTCGGCCTTCTCGGTGCCCCCCCCACCACCGGCCCCGGCCATTCCGTCATGGGCCTCAACTTCCCCAATCTTGTCGGACTCGCCGCTGGCATGGACAAATCCGCGTCCGCTGTCGACGCCTGGTCCGCCCTGGGTTTCGGTTTCGTTGAAGTCGGCACCCTCACTCCGCGTCCCCAACCGGGCAATCCCAAACCGCGCCTCTTCCGCCTTATCCCTCACGAAGCGATCATCAATCGCATGGGCTTCAACAACCCCGGCATCGACTCCGCCGTTGCCAAACTGAAGACCCGACAAAACAAAAGCATCGTCGGCGTCAACATCGGCAAAAATTTCGACACCCCCAACGAACGCGCCGTCGACGACTACCTCATCTGCCTGCGCAAAGCCTACGCCGTGGCCGACTACATCGCCGTCAACATCTCATCCCCCAACACCAAAGGCCTGCGCGACCTCCAGGCTGAGGAACCCATCCGCCAGCTCGTCGGCACCCTCACCGAAGAAAAGGCCAAACTGGAAGCCCAACACGGCAAATCCGTCCCCCTCCTCGTCAAAATCGCCCCCGATCTCGAACCCGATCAAATCGCCAGCCTCGCCCGCGTTTTCACCGAGTTCTCTCTCGACGGTGTCATCGCCACCAACACCACCATCACCCGCAACGGGGT comes from Phragmitibacter flavus and encodes:
- a CDS encoding quinone-dependent dihydroorotate dehydrogenase, coding for MALLDSFYPILRPLLFQLDAETAHGVTVNLMRIGHQLGLLGAPPTTGPGHSVMGLNFPNLVGLAAGMDKSASAVDAWSALGFGFVEVGTLTPRPQPGNPKPRLFRLIPHEAIINRMGFNNPGIDSAVAKLKTRQNKSIVGVNIGKNFDTPNERAVDDYLICLRKAYAVADYIAVNISSPNTKGLRDLQAEEPIRQLVGTLTEEKAKLEAQHGKSVPLLVKIAPDLEPDQIASLARVFTEFSLDGVIATNTTITRNGVEGHPRAQETGGLSGAPVRQRSTEVIAAFRQLLPTTIPIIGVGGILSANDAREKLTAGAALVQLYSGLVYRGPALVREVAALRP